One genomic window of Punica granatum isolate Tunisia-2019 chromosome 1, ASM765513v2, whole genome shotgun sequence includes the following:
- the LOC116188489 gene encoding probable polygalacturonase At1g80170 isoform X1, with amino-acid sequence MPAFLPSSLFRRHNMRSHRSSHPHSATHFILYTLVLFSSSSGTVLARKVDPLIQLPRTLPSRNRHVSKRVLLVDDHGARGDGFSDDTDAFKKVWKKACSLRAPSRIKIPDGKTYLVGPIDLSGPCRSKVTLQISGSIVAPEDPQLWDGLNPHKWLYFHGVNHLTLEGRGRINGMGRKWWAQSCKTNSTNPCQPAPTAITFHRCKNLRIQYLTVIDSPKMHIAFTNCLQVKASNLTVIAPRASPNTDGVHISASRAIEVENTMIRTGDDCISIVSNSSGVTIKNIICGPGHGISKLCSRSASIGSLGKWNSLSEIRNVIVDGAILSNTDNGVRIKTWQGGSGFASDIVFQNVWMENVSNPIIIDQYYCDSFLPCRNQTESVKVKNIVFMHIKGTSATEAAITFACSDESPCEGLYLEDIELVSHAGGLTRALCWQAYGDTLGVVYPPVPCFSDANDNSFMEQKGDSRISAPSFR; translated from the exons ATGCCcgccttccttccttcctctctctttcgCCGACATAACATGAGAAGCCACAGATCTTCTCATCCTCACTCTGCGACCCACTTCATTCTCTACACTCTCGTTCTCTTCTCTTCATCCTCGGGGACCGTCCTAGCACGGAAAGTCGACCCTTTGATTCAGCTCCCTCGTACCCTCCCGTCCCGGAACAGACACGTGTCCAAAAGGGTTCTTCTCGTCGACGATCATGGAGCCAGGGGGGATGGTTTCTCCGATGACACCGAC GCTTTTAAGAAGGTGTGGAAGAAGGCTTGTTCTTTAAGAGCGCCATCTCGGATCAAGATCCCCGATGGGAAGACTTATCTGGTCGGTCCCATTGATCTGTCAGGACCCTGTAGATCAAAGGTCACTTTGCAG ATTTCTGGTAGCATTGTCGCTCCCGAAGATCCCCAACTTTGGGATGGGTTAAATCCCCATAAGTGGCTCTACTTCCATGGGGTAAACCACCTCACTTTAGAAGGCAGAGGCAGAATTAATGGAATGGGACGTAAATGGTGGGCGCAGTCTTGCAAGACAAACTCAACAAAT CCATGTCAGCCTGCTCCAACG GCTATCACTTTCCACAGATGCAAGAATTTGAGGATTCAGTACCTGACAGTGATTGATAGTCCAAAAATGCATATTGCATTCACAAATTGTCTCCAAGTTAAAGCGTCCAATCTTACAGTTATAGCTCCACGAGCGAGCCCTAATACTGATGGAGTGCACATCAGTGCTTCCCGCGCAATTGAGGTCGAAAATACCATGATCAGAACAG GAGATGATTGCATATCTATCGTCAGCAACTCTTCGGGGGtcacaataaaaaatatcatatgCGGTCCTGGACATGGTATCAG TAAATTGTGTTCTCGCTCTGCTAGTATTGGGAGCTTGGGGAAGTGGAACTCGTTGTCAGAGATCCGCAATGTGATTGTAGATGGAGCAATCCTGTCCAATACCGACAATGGGGTCAGGATCAAAACATGGCAG GGAGGCAGCGGCTTTGCCTCTGATATCGTCTTCCAGAACGTGTGGATGGAGAATGTATCAAATCCCATAATCATCGACCAATACTATTGTGATTCATTTCTTCCTTGTCGAAACCAG ACCGAGTCCGTGAAAGTGAAAAATATAGTGTTTATGCACATAAAGGGGACATCTGCTACCGAGGCAGCCATAACATTTGCTTGCAGCGATGAGTCCCCATGCGAAGGCTTATACTTGGAAGATATAGAGCTCGTGTCACATGCTGGCGGGCTAACAAGAGCTCTCTGTTGGCAAGCTTATGGTGATACTCTAGGCGTGGTTTATCCTCCTGTTCCTTGCTTCTCAGACGCTAATGATAATAGCTTCATGGAGCAGAAAGGAGATTCCAGGATTTCTGCTCCTTCGTTTCGTTAA
- the LOC116215643 gene encoding uncharacterized protein LOC116215643: MFDGGLAFSMLNYPPCKLIFADNPHRVVSNRARLNPVQAIPPSSVILHTDESDNLPEAKKRSGPGSASKSCDATGNSLLSQSNTIGIIGGASVDSTLSFVQKLTQRSSKDGECSLPFVLCSDPVLSKELLLHEIRSFPLISTSRPERPNSDPKLVVETLTSKQAFLEKSGARCIVMPCHISHSWHNEVSEGSSVPFLHMADCVAKELKDTKMKPLEAGSPLRIGLLATDAILSAGFYQEKLQNEGFEVVLPDKATMEHTVIPAIEASIRKDMEGAQNLLRIALQVLLVRAVNTVILASDDMRDLLPPDDPLLKKCFDPMDSLVRSTIEWAKSAEKSS, translated from the exons ATGTTTGATGGAGGCCTGGCTTTCTCCATGCTGAACTACCCTCCTTGTAAATTAATTTTCGCAGATAATCCTCATAGGGTAGTCTCTAATAGGGCAAGGCTTAATCCCGTTCAAGCGATTCCACCATCTTCGGTTATATTACATACTGATGAGAGTGATAATCTTCCCGAAGCTAAGAAGAGGTCCGGCCCCGGCTCAGCGTCGAAGAGCTGTGATGCCACTGGTAATTCCTTGCTCAGTCAATCAAACACTATCGGCATAATTGGAGGAGCATCTGTTGATTCGACACTGAGCTTCGTGCAGAAACTAACACAGAGGAGCTCGAAAGATGGAGAATGTAGCCTGCCCTTTGTACTTTGCTCCGATCCCGTGTTGAGCAAGGAGCTCTTATTGCATGAGATCAGATCCTTTCCTTTGATCAGTACTAGTAGACCTGAAAGACCCAACTCCGATCCTAAACTGGTTGTGGAGACCCTTACAAGTAAACAGGCATTTCTTGAAAAATCGGGGGCTCGGTGTATCGTAATGCCATGTCATATTTCGCATTCTTGGCATAATGAAGTAAGCGAGGGAAGTTCAGTTCCTTTTCTTCACATGGCTGATTGTGTTGCGAAGGAGCTTAAGGACACAAAGATGAAGCCCCTTGAGGCTGGGAGTCCTCTGAGGATCGGTTTGCTTGCAACAGATGCTATTCTGTCTGCTGGATTTTACCAGGAGAAACTGCAGAATGAG GGATTCGAGGTTGTCCTGCCTGACAAGGCGACCATGGAACACACAGTGATTCCAGCAATTGAAGCATCAATCAGAAAAGACATGGAGGGGGCTCAgaaccttctcaggatcgcccTTCAGGTCCTTCTCGTCAGAGCTGTAAACACAGTGATCCTCGCATCCGATGATATGAGAGACCTACTGCCCCCAGACGACCCTCTTCTCAAGAAGTGCTTTGATCCTATGGATTCCTTGGTGAGATCAACTATCGAGTGGGCAAAATCTGCCGAGAAAAGTTCTTGA
- the LOC116188949 gene encoding pentatricopeptide repeat-containing protein At1g52640, mitochondrial, with translation MAIRSLSSPASSRTRCRTIQSLNSLLHCLVRLRPLASRPDPLPPPPEPSTDLVNEVSRVLSDHRSPHHDLETSLGPFSPHISTSLVEQVLKRSKNLAFPAHRFFLWAKTVPGFQHNAISYRILINLLGSSKNFSLLWDFVREMKDSHSDELNPEIFWLIFMAYSRANLPDDAIRAFCRMREFGFQPSQDDFDKLLYVLCKRKHVKHAQEFFDRAKVELDFKATAKSYSILMRGWGDTGELGEARKVFDEMSRTGCELDVQACNSLIDALCKGGNVDEAYKFFQEMGSKGINPDACTYSMFIWAYCESEDIHSVFRVLERMKRYNLVPNVYTYNRIIKKLCKKDKIREAYELLDEMIENGADPDSWSYNAILAYHCEHSEVNGALRLLSRMKKENCSPNQHSYNMVLKMLIRIGRFDRAEEVWNNMGKSGFYPSVSTYAVMVHGLCQKRGKLEEACRYFEMMIDEGIPPYSSTVEMLRNRLLGHGLLDNIEILAGKMERSTSCSVQEFARIMRGNKLSVGERRQYSDSGGSDFDSD, from the coding sequence ATGGCAATTCGATCGTTGTCTTCTCCAGCTTCTTCGCGCACCCGCTGCAGAACAATCCAATCTCTCAACTCTCTCCTCCACTGTCTTGTCAGACTCCGGCCCCTCGCTTCCCGACCGGACCCTCTCCCCCCGCCACCGGAGCCATCCACGGACCTCGTCAACGAAGTCTCCCGCGTCCTCAGCGACCACCGGAGCCCCCACCATGACCTCGAGACCTCCCTCGGTCCCTTCTCCCCGCACATCTCCACCTCCTTGGTCGAGCAAGTCCTCAAACGCTCCAAGAACCTTGCTTTCCCCGCCCACAGGTTCTTCCTCTGGGCCAAGACTGTCCCCGGATTTCAACACAACGCCATCAGTTACAGGATCTTGATCAACTTACTGGGCAGCAGCAAGAACTTCTCCCTGCTATGGGACTTTGTCAGGGAGATGAAAGATTCCCACTCGGATGAGCTGAACCCGGAAATCTTTTGGCTCATCTTCATGGCCTACAGCAGAGCGAATTTGCCCGATGATGCTATCAGGGCTTTCTGTCGGATGCGCGAGTTCGGTTTTCAGCCTAGTCAGGATGATTTCGATAAGCTGTTGTACGTGCTGTGTAAGAGGAAGCATGTAAAACATGCCCAGGAGTTCTTTGACAGGGCTAAGGTCGAGCTTGATTTCAAGGCAACCGCAAAGAGTTACAGCATTTTGATGAGGGGTTGGGGTGATACTGGGGAACTAGGAGAGGCTCGGAAGGTGTTCGACGAAATGTCCCGCACAGGTTGTGAATTAGATGTGCAGGCCTGTAACAGCCTGATAGATGCTTTATGTAAAGGGGGGAATGTGGACGAGGCTTATAAGTTTTTTCAGGAGATGGGATCTAAGGGAATCAATCCCGATGCTTGCACTTACTCGATGTTCATATGGGCATATTGCGAGTCGGAGGATATACACTCGGTATTTAGGGTTCTTGAGAGGATGAAGAGGTACAATCTCGTCCCTAACGTGTACACTTACAACCGCATAATAAAGAAACTCTGCAAGAAGGACAAGATCAGAGAAGCTTACGAGTTGCTCGATGAGATGATAGAAAATGGAGCCGACCCCGACTCATGGAGCTACAATGCCATCCTAGCTTACCATTGCGAGCATAGCGAGGTCAATGGGGCTCTTAGGTTACTATCAAGGATGAAGAAAGAGAATTGCTCGCCCAATCAGCACAGCTACAACATGGTGCTTAAAATGTTAATTAGGATCGGGAGATTTGACCGGGCTGAAGAGGTCTGGAACAATATGGGGAAGTCGGGATTTTATCCCTCGGTCTCCACCTACGCAGTGATGGTCCACGGGTTGTGCCAGAAGAGGGGAAAGCTCGAGGAAGCTTGTAGGTACTTTGAGATGATGATTGATGAAGGGATCCCACCATACTCTTCCACAGTCGAGATGCTGAGAAACAGGCTCTTAGGCCATGGTTTGTTGGACAATATTGAGATTTTGGCGGGAAAGATGGAGAGGAGCACTTCATGTTCGGTGCAAGAGTTTGCTAGGATAATGAGAGGTAATAAGCTGAGTGTGGGGGAAAGAAGGCAATACAGTGATTCTGGAGGAAGCGATTTCGATAGTGATTAG
- the LOC116188503 gene encoding uncharacterized protein LOC116188503, whose protein sequence is MKGSLQNPLHLKSLNHISLVCRSVEESIDFYQSVLGFVPIRRPGSFNFDGAWLFGYGVGIHLLQSENPENMQKKNEINPKDNHISFQCESMGAVEKKLREMEIKHVRAKVVEGGIEVDQLFFHDPDGFMIEICNCDSLPVVPLAGEFVRSCSLVNLQMLSPQIKQVVQQ, encoded by the exons atgaagggaAGTTTGCAGAACCCCCTGCACCTCAAGTCTCTGAATCACATTTCTCTTGTGTGTAGATCAGTGGAGGAGTCCATTGATTTCTACCAGAGCGTTCTTGGGTTTGTCCCGATACGGAGGCCCGGTTCCTTCAATTTTGACGGGGCATG GCtgtttggctatggagttggaATTCATTTGCTGCAATCAGAGAACCCAGAGAACAtgcagaagaaaaatgaaatcaatCCCAAGGACAACCATATCTCTTTCCAA TGCGAGAGCATGGGAGCGGTAGAGAAGAAGCTGAGGGAGATGGAGATCAAGCATGTGCGGGCGAAGGTGGTGGAAGGTGGGATCGAGGTTGATCAGCTCTTCTTCCATGATCCGGACGGGTTTATGATCGAGATCTGCAACTGTGATAGCCTCCCTGTGGTCCCGCTTGCGGGCGAGTTCGTCCGGTCATGCTCGTTGGTCAACCTGCAGATGCTCTCGCCCCAGATCAAGCAGGTCGTCCAGCAGTGA
- the LOC116206237 gene encoding uncharacterized protein At1g15400-like, protein MEGLQRSEVSFRRQGSSGLVWDDRFLSGELNRINQTEHKDDGDDAKVKPINTSTGYRAGKVAAAEEPPSPRMSACGFCGAFRKPSSAAHKSRKTGQGRRAR, encoded by the coding sequence atggaaggGTTGCAGAGATCCGAGGTGTCGTTTAGGAGGCAGGGATCGTCAGGGCTTGTTTGGGACGACAGGTTCTTGTCAGGTGAGCTGAACAGAATTAACCAAACAGAGCACAaggatgatggtgatgatgcTAAGGTCAAGCCGATCAACACCTCCACCGGCTACAGGGCTGGGAAGGTCGCAGCAGCGGAGGAGCCGCCATCTCCTAGGATGTCCGCTTGTGGGTTCTGCGGAGCTTTCAGGAAGCCGTCTTCCGCCGCTCATAAAAGCCGTAAAACAGGGCAAGGAAGGCGTGCTAGATAG
- the LOC116188939 gene encoding pentatricopeptide repeat-containing protein At1g52620, whose translation MSRTLLSLIKPRHNPKPISPIKPHLRRFINKIIEILRTQDTQWEESLEAGFSEAEIIASDIAHHVFDRMSHPELGLKFYHWVSDHRPYHGSLNEHAYSSLLKLLAKSREFLAIESVLDTMRKEQILPSRDSLSFVICSYADSGSTSEAVELYYFVQKVHCCLPDVRACNSLLNALVNNGKLDLALKVFEEMLKRDGEENSECCVDNYSVSIVVRGLCKEGKVEEGRKMIEDRWGKGCIPNIVFYNTLIDGYVKRDNLKKANELSKELKLKGFLPTIETYGSVISGFCKAGKFDMVDRLIAEMSSRGFHINVNIHNNLIDARLKHGFEVKPAETIERMVERGCEPDIVTYNTLIAASCRNGKIEEAEGLLEEAVDRGLVPNKLTYTPIIHALCRKGQYDRVQDLLVEMVDRGQSPDLVSYGALIHGLVASGEVDGALKVKSKMIERGLFPDAQVYNALMSGLCKKMSFSSAMDLLAEMLSHNIAPDQYIYASLIDGSIRNGKFDEAKDLFESLIIKSEGPGVVGYNAMIKGYCKFGMMKDAISCFDQMVKENLAPDKFTYSTIIDGFGKQNDGNNALRMFQEMVKQNLKPNVVVFTSLIDSLCRAGNSDRAESLFREMESFGAEPNVVTYSVLIRGFCKEGKLAKSAVIFEEMLRKKCSPNDVTYNYLINGFSNCELSNESQKEKSLFLKLFREMVRDGWARTSAAYNSILACLGRHRMVRDALQLQDKMSKKGYNPDPVTFTALLNGICLDQRGKDWKSILPCNLNQGKLQIALKYSLILDGLLHQGQTSEATLVLQNLVENYELPNQKIVGMR comes from the coding sequence ATGTCCAGAACCCTTCTTTCCCTCATCAAACCTCGCCACAATCCAAAACCCATCTCTCCCATCAAACCCCACCTCAGGCGATTCATCAACAAGATCATCGAAATCCTCAGAACCCAAGACACCCAATGGGAAGAATCCCTCGAAGCCGGTTTCTCCGAGGCGGAGATCATAGCTTCCGACATTGCCCACCACGTGTTTGATAGAATGTCCCACCCGGAGTTGGGCTTGAAATTCTACCACTGGGTCTCCGATCACAGGCCTTACCACGGCTCTCTCAACGAGCACGCTTATTCCTCTCTCCTCAAGCTCCTCGCCAAGTCAAGAGAGTTCCTTGCTATTGAGTCGGTCTTAGATACGATGAGGAAGGAACAGATTTTGCCCAGCCGCGATTCCTTGAGCTTTGTGATTTGCTCGTATGCAGATTCGGGATCAACCAGTGAAGCAGTTGAGTTGTATTATTTTGTGCAAAAGGTGCATTGTTGTCTGCCGGATGTGCGGGCATGCAATTCTCTGCTCAATGCGCTGGTTAACAATGGGAAACTCGACCTTGCTCTGAAGGTATTTGAGGAAATGCTCAAAAGAGATGGTGAGGAAAATAGTGAGTGTTGTGTAGATAATTATAGTGTGAGTATAGTAGTGAGGGGGTTGTGTAAAGAAGGGAAGGTTGAGGAAGGTAGGAAGATGATTGAGGATCGATGGGGAAAAGGTTGCATACCGAACATTGTCTTTTACAACACATTGATCGATGGTTATGTAAAAAGAGACAATCTTAAGAAGGCAAACGAGCTCTCTAAGGAGTTGAAACTCAAGGGGTTTTTGCCAACTATTGAGACTTACGGTTCTGTGATCAGTGGGTTTTGCAAAGCTGGGAAGTTTGATATGGTTGATAGGCTTATTGCCGAGATGAGTTCGAGGGGTTTCCACATAAATGTAAATATCCATAACAATCTCATTGATGCTCGGCTTAAGCATGGTTTTGAGGTTAAACCAGCAGAGACAATTGAAAGGATGGTAGAACGAGGATGTGAGCCTGATATAGTGACATACAATACTTTGATTGCTGCTTCCTGTAGGAATGGGAAGATTGAGGAAGCTGAAGGGCTTCTGGAGGAGGCAGTGGACAGGGGATTAGTCCCAAATAAATTAACCTATACGCCAATAATACACGCTTTGTGCAGGAAAGGGCAATATGACCGGGTTCAAGATTTGCTTGTCGAGATGGTGGACCGAGGACAGAGTCCCGATTTGGTCAGTTATGGAGCCCTAATTCATGGACTTGTTGCTAGCGGAGAGGTAGATGGTGCTCTAAAGGTTAAGAGTAAGATGATTGAAAGGGGGTTGTTTCCTGATGCACAGGTTTATAATGCTCTGATGAGTGGACTTTGCAAGAAGATGAGCTTCTCTAGTGCAATGGATCTTCTTGCAGAGATGCTCAGCCACAATATTGCCCCCGACCAATACATTTATGCCTCTTTGATCGATGGGTCCAtaagaaatggaaaatttgATGAAGCAAAGGACCTTTTTGAGTCCTTGATCATCAAATCTGAGGGCCCTGGTGTGGTCGGGTACAATGCCATGATCAAGGGTTATTGCAAGTTTGGCATGATGAAGGACGCAATTTCCTGTTTTGATCAGATGGTTAAGGAAAATCTTGCTCCAGACAAGTTCACATATTCTACAATTATTGATGGGTTTGGGAAGCAGAATGATGGGAATAATGCGCTTAGGATGTTCCAAGAGATGGTCAAACAAAATTTGAAGCCAAATGTGGTCGTTTTTACCTCTCTTATTGACAGTCTCTGCCGTGCAGGAAACTCCGATAGAGCTGAAAGTCTATTTAGAGAAATGGAATCTTTTGGTGCAGAACCCAATGTGGTTACCTACAGTGTTCTGATTCGAGGTTTCTGCAAGGAGGGGAAATTAGCAAAATCGGCTGTAATTTTTGAAGAAATGCTAAGAAAGAAATGCAGTCCAAATGATGTAACATACAACTACTTAATCAACGGATTTTCCAACTGTGAGTTAAGCAATGAATCTCAGAAGGAGAAGTCTCTGTTCCTCAAATTGTTCAGGGAAATGGTGAGAGATGGGTGGGCAAGGACGTCAGCTGCTTACAATTCTATTCTTGCCTGCCTTGGTCGACACAGAATGGTCAGAGATGCTCTCCAGTTGCAAGATAAGATGTCAAAGAAGGGTTACAATCCCGATCCAGTCACATTCACTGCTTTGCTAAATGGGATTTGCTTGGATCAAAGAGGGAAGGATTGGAAGAGTATTCTTCCTTGCAATCTAAATCAAGGGAAGCTGCAAATAGCTTTGAAGTACTCATTGATTTTAGACGGCTTGCTCCACCAAGGACAAACTTCAGAGGCTACTTTAGTCTTACAAAACTTGGTTGAGAATTATGAGCTTCCCAATCAGAAAATCGTTGGTATGAGATAG
- the LOC116188489 gene encoding probable polygalacturonase At1g80170 isoform X2, producing MPAFLPSSLFRRHNMRSHRSSHPHSATHFILYTLVLFSSSSGTVLARKVDPLIQLPRTLPSRNRHVSKRVLLVDDHGARGDGFSDDTDAFKKVWKKACSLRAPSRIKIPDGKTYLVGPIDLSGPCRSKVTLQISGSIVAPEDPQLWDGLNPHKWLYFHGVNHLTLEGRGRINGMGRKWWAQSCKTNSTNPCQPAPTAITFHRCKNLRIQYLTVIDSPKMHIAFTNCLQVKASNLTVIAPRASPNTDGVHISASRAIEVENTMIRTGDDCISIVSNSSGVTIKNIICGPGHGISIGSLGKWNSLSEIRNVIVDGAILSNTDNGVRIKTWQGGSGFASDIVFQNVWMENVSNPIIIDQYYCDSFLPCRNQTESVKVKNIVFMHIKGTSATEAAITFACSDESPCEGLYLEDIELVSHAGGLTRALCWQAYGDTLGVVYPPVPCFSDANDNSFMEQKGDSRISAPSFR from the exons ATGCCcgccttccttccttcctctctctttcgCCGACATAACATGAGAAGCCACAGATCTTCTCATCCTCACTCTGCGACCCACTTCATTCTCTACACTCTCGTTCTCTTCTCTTCATCCTCGGGGACCGTCCTAGCACGGAAAGTCGACCCTTTGATTCAGCTCCCTCGTACCCTCCCGTCCCGGAACAGACACGTGTCCAAAAGGGTTCTTCTCGTCGACGATCATGGAGCCAGGGGGGATGGTTTCTCCGATGACACCGAC GCTTTTAAGAAGGTGTGGAAGAAGGCTTGTTCTTTAAGAGCGCCATCTCGGATCAAGATCCCCGATGGGAAGACTTATCTGGTCGGTCCCATTGATCTGTCAGGACCCTGTAGATCAAAGGTCACTTTGCAG ATTTCTGGTAGCATTGTCGCTCCCGAAGATCCCCAACTTTGGGATGGGTTAAATCCCCATAAGTGGCTCTACTTCCATGGGGTAAACCACCTCACTTTAGAAGGCAGAGGCAGAATTAATGGAATGGGACGTAAATGGTGGGCGCAGTCTTGCAAGACAAACTCAACAAAT CCATGTCAGCCTGCTCCAACG GCTATCACTTTCCACAGATGCAAGAATTTGAGGATTCAGTACCTGACAGTGATTGATAGTCCAAAAATGCATATTGCATTCACAAATTGTCTCCAAGTTAAAGCGTCCAATCTTACAGTTATAGCTCCACGAGCGAGCCCTAATACTGATGGAGTGCACATCAGTGCTTCCCGCGCAATTGAGGTCGAAAATACCATGATCAGAACAG GAGATGATTGCATATCTATCGTCAGCAACTCTTCGGGGGtcacaataaaaaatatcatatgCGGTCCTGGACATGGTATCAG TATTGGGAGCTTGGGGAAGTGGAACTCGTTGTCAGAGATCCGCAATGTGATTGTAGATGGAGCAATCCTGTCCAATACCGACAATGGGGTCAGGATCAAAACATGGCAG GGAGGCAGCGGCTTTGCCTCTGATATCGTCTTCCAGAACGTGTGGATGGAGAATGTATCAAATCCCATAATCATCGACCAATACTATTGTGATTCATTTCTTCCTTGTCGAAACCAG ACCGAGTCCGTGAAAGTGAAAAATATAGTGTTTATGCACATAAAGGGGACATCTGCTACCGAGGCAGCCATAACATTTGCTTGCAGCGATGAGTCCCCATGCGAAGGCTTATACTTGGAAGATATAGAGCTCGTGTCACATGCTGGCGGGCTAACAAGAGCTCTCTGTTGGCAAGCTTATGGTGATACTCTAGGCGTGGTTTATCCTCCTGTTCCTTGCTTCTCAGACGCTAATGATAATAGCTTCATGGAGCAGAAAGGAGATTCCAGGATTTCTGCTCCTTCGTTTCGTTAA